One part of the Cetobacterium somerae ATCC BAA-474 genome encodes these proteins:
- a CDS encoding zinc-ribbon domain-containing protein, whose amino-acid sequence MIFVGIFGLKDSEEKLREVDFECTGCLSEKVQLFALRRVFEIFFIPIITLKKKYIIACNSCNSVYKLKDEKMEEVLLKGKVRYEDVEKILKQS is encoded by the coding sequence ATGATATTTGTTGGGATATTTGGTTTAAAAGATTCAGAAGAAAAGTTAAGAGAAGTTGATTTTGAGTGTACAGGATGCTTATCAGAAAAAGTTCAATTATTCGCATTAAGAAGAGTTTTTGAAATTTTTTTTATACCGATAATTACTTTAAAAAAGAAATATATAATAGCTTGTAACTCTTGTAATAGTGTATATAAGCTAAAAGATGAGAAAATGGAAGAGGTTTTATTGAAGGGGAAAGTTCGCTATGAAGATGTAGAAAAAATACTTAAACAGTCCTAA
- the cobK gene encoding precorrin-6A reductase, with protein MIWVIGGTKDSRDFIESFPFKEKLVVTTATEYGGKLLENIEDIKVFCKRLDLEGMNKFIEENNIEKIIDLSHPYAEEVSRNAIESSKVKEIDYIRFERENLVSEDGVIEFSELDIMIKYLEELEGNILVTLGSNNLHKFQNIKNKSNIYFRILPKWEMIKKAEDLGVLPKNIIAMQGPFSKELNVAMMRQLNIKYIVSKKGGNTGGEREKIDSAKEIGAISIMLSRPNVEYPVVFSHIEKLIKYII; from the coding sequence ATGATTTGGGTTATAGGTGGAACAAAGGACTCTAGAGATTTTATAGAGTCCTTTCCTTTTAAAGAAAAGCTAGTTGTAACAACAGCAACAGAGTATGGTGGAAAATTACTTGAAAATATAGAAGATATAAAGGTATTTTGTAAAAGATTAGATTTAGAAGGAATGAACAAATTTATAGAAGAAAATAATATTGAGAAAATTATTGATTTATCTCATCCATATGCAGAAGAAGTTTCTAGAAATGCCATTGAATCTTCAAAAGTAAAAGAGATTGATTACATAAGATTTGAAAGAGAAAATTTAGTTTCTGAAGATGGAGTTATAGAATTTTCTGAGTTAGATATTATGATAAAATATTTAGAGGAGTTAGAAGGAAATATTTTAGTAACATTAGGAAGTAATAATCTTCATAAATTTCAAAATATAAAAAATAAATCAAATATATATTTTAGAATACTTCCTAAATGGGAGATGATAAAAAAAGCTGAAGATTTAGGGGTTTTGCCTAAAAATATTATAGCTATGCAGGGACCATTTTCTAAAGAATTAAATGTTGCAATGATGAGGCAACTTAATATAAAATATATTGTAAGTAAAAAAGGTGGAAATACTGGTGGGGAAAGAGAAAAAATAGATAGTGCAAAAGAGATTGGAGCTATATCTATAATGTTGTCTAGACCCAATGTGGAATACCCAGTTGTATTTTCTCATATAGAAAAACTTATAAAATATATTATTTAA